A genome region from Amblyraja radiata isolate CabotCenter1 chromosome 2, sAmbRad1.1.pri, whole genome shotgun sequence includes the following:
- the nr1d2 gene encoding nuclear receptor subfamily 1 group D member 2 gives MEMDCSSSGGGVITYISSSSGCSPASYHSDSSENSFQSTSPPVPSLPNSFVSDNHINLGDMLSENCAPKLVSSNNARLVCSVKGDGSSLGHINKSTSITKINGMILLCKVCGDMASGFHYGVHACEGCKGFFRRSIQQNIQYKKCLKNENCSIMRMNRNRCQQCRFKKCLAVGMSRDAVRFGRIPKREKQRMLIEMQSAMKNMVNDQLNGYRQNDVLREENPSPPSQPEIPQNRDEVIGTVSRALKETFSCTQDKPDKMREEMYFQNTDNSQRNADDKWITGQPINGINGIQCFNNANRDEVYLTNRNDKHIVCPNDHTERVSRPCHTLPGGCFQNIYAEDGFSRSRVPSKRVRPTERRMHLVCPMSMSPYVNPDKSEQQIWEEFSMSFTPAVREVVEFAKRIPGFQDLLQHDQVSLLKAGTFEVLMVRFAALFDVHDRTVTFLSGKSYGMEELQLLGAGDLLISMFEFSEKLSGLHLAEEEMSLFTAVVLVSADRSGIKNVNSVEQLQETLIRALRTLIMKNHPSESSIFTKLLLKLPDLRSLNNMHSEELLAFKIHA, from the exons ATGGAAATGGATTGCAGTAGCAGCGGAG GTGGTGTCATTACATACATCAGTTCGAGTTCTGGTTGTAGTCCAGCCTCTTATCACAGTGATAGTTCTGAGAACAGTTTCCAGTCAACCTCGCCTCCAGTTCCTTCATTGCCTAACAGCTTTGTCTCGGATAATCATATCAACCTCGGTGACATGCTTTCCGAAAACTGTGCGCCGAAACTCGTAAGCTCCAACAATGCTCGGCTTGTGTGCTCTGTCAAAGGAGATGGATCAAGCTTGGGTCATATCAACAAAAGCACCAGCATTACTA AAATTAATGGAATGATCCTACTGTGTAAAGTCTGTGGAGATATGGCATCAGGATTCCACTATGGTGTCCatgcatgtgaaggttgcaag GGATTTTTCAGAAGGAGCATCCAGCAGAATATTCAATACAAGAAATGCCTGAAAAATGAGAACTGTTCTATAATGAGGATGAATCGGAACCGATGTCAGCAATGTCGCTTTAAGAAATGTCTTGCTGTGGGCATGTCCCGAGATG CTGTTCGATTTGGACGCATTCCAAAGCGTGAGAAGCAAAGAATGTTGATTGAGATGCAAAGTGCAATGAAAAACATGGTGAATGATCAGCTGAATGGCTACAGACAAAATGATGTATTACGTGAGGAAAACCCTTCCCCTCCATCACAGCCTGAGATACCTCAGAATAGAGATGAAGTAATTGGGACAGTATCACGGGCCCTcaaggaaaccttttcctgtacccagGATAAGCCAGACAAAATGCGGGAAGAGATGTATTTTCAAAACACAGACAATTCTCAGAGAAATGCTGATGACAAGTGGATAACTGGACAACCCATCAATGGGATTAATGGAATCCAATGTTTCAATAATGCAAATCGTGATGAAGTCTACTTGACAAATAGGAATGACAAGCACATAGTTTGTCCAAATGATCACACAGAGAGAGTGAGCAGGCCCTGTCACACTCTTCCTGGTGGATGTTTCCAAAATATATATGCAGAAGATGGGTTTTCTCGAAGCCGTGTCCCAAGCAAACGTGTTCGGCCCACAGAGAGAAGGATGCATCTG GTGTGCCCAATGAGTATGTCCCCTTACGTAAATCCTGATAAATCAGAGCAGCAAATCTGGGAGGAATTTTCCATGAGTTTTACACCTGCAGTTAGAGAGGTCGTAGAATTTGCAAAACGGATTCCAGGATTCCAAGATTTATTGCAGCATGACCAAGTCAGCTTGCTTAAAGCTGGAACGTTTGAG GTGTTAATGGTGCGCTTTGCCGCTCTTTTTGATGTACATGACCGGACAGTCACATTTCTCAGCGGAAAGAGTTACGGGATGGAAGAGCTTCAATTGCTGGGGGCTGGAGATCTGTTAATATCCATGTTTGAGTTTAGTGAAAAACTTAGTGGTCTGCATCTTGCTGAGGAGGAGATGAGCCTATTCACAGCAGTTGTCCTGGTTTCTGCTG ATCGTTCGGGAATAAAAAATGTTAACTCGGTGGAGCAGTTGCAAGAAACTCTAATTCGAGCACTCCGGACCTTAATTATGAAAAATCACCCAAGtgaatcttcaatctttacaaaaCTCCTGCTGAAATTACCTGATCTGCGTTCTCTTAATAATATGCATTCAGAAGAATTATTGGCCTTCAAAATCCATGCTTGA